DNA from Roseimicrobium sp. ORNL1:
CCGCGCCACCCAAAAGGCAGTGGCGATGATGCAAGCAAAGATGCCACAGTCCAAAATACTGCTGCTCACCATTCCCCCCAGCGGGATGGAACCCAAAAGCGCGCTGCGTATCCGCATTCAGGAAACAAACCAACTGCTCACGCAGGCCAAGTGGCCGGATGCTGTGCGCGTACTGCCTGTATATGAGGCGATGGTGGATGATGCAGATCGCTGGCGGGCAGACTGCACGCTGGATGGCACCCACTTCAGCGCGACGGGCTACGCCCGGCTGGCAGCGCTCCTGTCCCCCGTGGTGAAAGAGATGCTGGGGGCCGCCGGAAAGCCGGTGCAATGAGAATTGCGTTCGTCCGGCATTTGAGGTTCCGTATATATCCACCCGACGATGCTCCGCGCTCTCTGCCTCACCACCCTGAGTCTGCCCTGCCTGCTCCAAGCTGCCCCACCCAAACCGGGGGTGGATGGCTTCTTCGGCCAAAACTGCACGGAATGCCACGATGCCGACGTGAAGAAGGGCGGCCTCGATCTCACGGCGATTTCCTGGAACCCGGAGACGCGGGAGAACTTCGACCTGTGGGTGAAGATCCACGACCGTGTAAGCAAGGACGAGATGCCTCCGAAGAAGAGCGAGCGGCCCGACGCGAAGACGGTGGCCGAGTTCCTCGCCTCGGTGTCAAAGCCTCTGCGTGAGGTCAGCTCAAAACAACAAGCAATCACCGGACGCACGGTGCTGCGCCGGCTGAATCGCAACGAATACGAGCGCACCGTGCAGGACCTGCTGGGCATCGACATTCCTCTGGCGAACCTGCTGCCGGAAGACACCCCCGCCCATGGCTTCGACACGGTGGCGGAAGGCCTGCGCATTTCACAACTCCAACTGGAGAAGTATCTCGAAGCTGCCGATGAAGCGCTGGAAGCGGCGATGTCACCGAAAGAACGTCCCGAGCTCATCAAGGGGCACTACAGCTACAAGGACGAGAATGGCATCAAGAAGAACTTGGAGCTGCCGGACGAACCACCCACGGACCCGAAGAAAAAGTACAGCCGCTCGCGCCAGGTGTTCCGGATTCTGCCGGATGGCGTGGCCATGTTCACCGATGCGGACTACATGCTGGGACTGGGTCAGTTCCGCGTGAAGCGTACCGGCACCTACCGCATCAAGGTTTCCGCCCAGGCCTACCAGAGCGCGGGCAAGGACATCAACCTCCGCCTCTACGGCAACAACTTCCGCACGAAGCGACTGGTGGCGCAGTTTGACTTCCCTGAGGACAAGCCGCGCATCGTGGAATTCACCGCGCGCATCGAGAACGGCGAGCACCTGCTCTTCACTCCTTCGAAAGTCGGTTACGACGAAGACGGCAAGCGCCTGAATGACTACGACACGACCAAGGACTTCAAGGGTCGCGGTCTGAACGTGCAGTGGGTGGAAGTGGAGGGTCCGTTGGAATCCCAGGTGTGGCCACCCGCTTCGGTGGTGAAGCTCTTCGGCGCGGAGAACGTGAAGACGGTCGACAACTCGAAGCAGAAGAAGCCGGAGACCTATGAGGTGAAGCCCGCGGATCCGCAGACCGAGGTGAAGAAGGTGATCGAATCCTTCGCCACGCGCGCCTATCGCCGCCCTCTGGAAGCGGGAGAGGTGGATGGTTTTGTGCAGATGGCGCAGGAGTCCCTCACGAAAGGTGAAAGCTTCTCGTACGCGGCCCAGCTTGGCATTCGCGGGGTGCTGACCTCCACGCCCTTCCTCCTCTTCAGTGAAGCACCCGGGAAGCTGGACGACTACGCGCTGGCCTCGCGCCTCTCCTACTTCCTTTGGAGCACGCTGCCGGACGACGAACTGCTGAAGCTGGCCGCCGCCAAGCAACTCTCCCAGCCCGCCACGCTGCGCACGCAGGTGGAACGCATGCTGAAGGACAAGCGCTCAGGTGACTTCGTCACGAACTTCACCGGTCAATGGCTCGACCTGCGCAGCATCGATGCCACCTCGCCGGACGCGAATTTGTATCCTGAGTTCGATGAGATGCTGAAGCGCGCGATGATTGCCGAAACGGAAGCCTTCTTCCGCGAGGTGCTGACACAAAATCTCCCACTGACGAATTTCATCCAGTCCGACTTCGCGATGCTGAACTCACGCATCGCCGAGCACTACGGCATCGACGGCGTGCGTGGCGAGCAGTTCCAGCGTGTGAGCCTTCCCGCAGACAGCGTGCGCGGCGGCGTGCTCACCCAGGCCAGCATCCTGAAGATCACCGCGAACGGCACCGTCACCTCTCCCGTGCTGCGCGGCGCGTGGGTGATGAAGCGCCTGCTCGGCGATCCGCCCGCGCCTCCCCCGCCCGGGGTCGGCAGCGTGGAGCCCGACACGCGTGGCGCCACCACAATTCGCGAGCTGCTGGACAAACATCGTCATGCGGAATCCTGCATGGGCTGCCACAGCAAGATCGATCCTGCTGGCTTCGCGCTAGAGTCCTTCGACGTCATTGGAGGCGTGCGCGATCGCTACCGCAGCAAGGAGAAGGGTGAGCGCCCCGCGACGAAAATCGAAAACCGCGGCGTGTGGCAGTACAAGCTGGCCCTGCCCGTGGACACCACCGGAGCACTGCCGGACGGCCGCGCTTTCACCGGCATCCGCGACTTCAAGAAGCTGATTCTGGACAAGCCCGCCGATCTCCAGCGCTGCATCGCGGAGAAACTCCTCACCTACGCCACGGGCGCTGGTATCACCTTCACCGACCGCGTGGCAGTGGCCGACATCGTGCAAAAAACAAACCAGCAGGGCGGCGGTCTGCGCACCCTGGTGACAGAAGTAGTGCTGAGTAGCACGTTTCAGAACAAATGATCTTCGGAATGCAAAATGAGAAATGAAACGTGAAAAATGAAAAATGGAGTGAAGAGCAAACAAGCGGAGTGGGACGCCCTCGAGGAGCGGCTGCTTGATTTCGCGGCTCGGACCGGACTTGTCGTCGACGCGTTGCCGGACACACGGATGGGCAGACACGTTGCGGGACAACTAATCCGTTGCGGCACCTCTCCTGCTCCGAATTATTCCGAAGGATGTGCCGCAGAGAGTCGAGCCGACTTCGTTCACAAACTTGGCATCGTTCTCAAGGAGCTTCGTGAATCCCGCGTCTGGCTCCGCCTCATTGTGAAAGCAAAGCTGCTCCCACCCGCAAAGCTTAATGCCCTCATCGATGAGTGCTTCCAGCTGATGAACATCATTGCCAAATCAATCGTTACCGCAAAAGCAAACTCCAAAGGCGCACGCTCTCAGTAACTCAGTTCATTTTGCATTTTTCACTTCTCATTTTTCATTTTGCATTCTCCTTTTCATACCATGACCGCGCCAGCCCCTCTTTCCCGCCGCGCTTTCCTGCGTGGTTCCGGCATCTCGCTCGCGCTGCCTTTCCTGGATGCCATGTGGTCGCGGTCCATGCTCGCAGCGGATGCGCCGCCGCCGAAGCGTCTGGTCACGGTGTGCTCGGCACTCGGTGTCTACGGTCCAGATTTCTTCCCCACGGCCGCTGGTCGCGACTATGCGCTCACGCCGTATCTCGATCTCCTGAAGGAGCACCGGGATGACTTCACTGTCTTTTCCGGCCTCTCCCACCCGGAGCAGAGCGGACGTGATGGTCATGCGTCTGAGATGACGTGGCTTACCAGCGCCCGGCATCCTGGCTTGGGTGGCTTCCGCAATACCATTTCCATCGATCAGTTCGTCGCGGAGAAGATCGGCTTTGAAACGCGCTTCCCTTCGCTGGTGCTGAATACGGGAGGGAACAACAGCCAGAGCTACACCCGCAGTGGCGTGATGATTCCAGCGGAAGCACGCCCGTCCAAGGTCTTCGCCTCCCTCTTCCTCGATGGCTCGCCCAACGAGGTGTACAACCAGATGCGCAAGCTCAAGGAAGGCCGCAGCATCATGGACGCTGTGCGTGATCAGGCGAAGCGTTTCGAAAAGCGTGTGGGCGCCGCCGACCGCGAGAAGCTGGACGAGTACTACACCTCCGTACGCGAGATGGAGCAGCGCCTCGTGAAGGCCGGCGACTGGGTGCACAAGCCCAAGCCGAAGGTGGATGTGCCGCCGCTGAAGGACATCGAAAGCGAGAAGGACCTGATTGGCCGCATCAACTTAATGTTCCAGCTCGTGCCTCTGGCACTGCAGACGGACAGCACGCGCCTGATCACGATCCTGATTCAAGGCCGCGGGGATGTGCCGGAGATTCCCGGCGTGAGCATGGATCACCACAACCTCTCCCACCACGGGCAGGACCCCCAGAAGATCGAGCAGCTCCGCTTGGTGGAGCGTGCGGAGATGGGTGCGCTCAACGGCCTCTTCAGCGCGCTGAAGGCAAAGAAGGAAGGCTCGTCCTCGCTGATGGACAACACCATGGTCCTCTTCGGCAGCAACCTGGGCAATGCCAACTCCCACGACTGGCACAACCTGCCCACCCTGCTCGCCGGCGGCGGCTTCAAACATGGCCAGCACATCGCCATGGACACAAAGAACAACACGCCCTTGTGCAATCTCTTCGTCCCGATGCTGCAAAAGCTGGGCATGGAGACCGACGCCTTCGGCACCAGCAGTGCCTCGAGCCTGGCTGGTTTTGCCTGATTTTCGGCACTCGCAATCAAGGATCAAACTTGCCCCCAGCGCCCGTCTTTTCCGGGTGTTTCCGCCACCGTGTCGCCCAATCGGCGCAGCAACCGAAATTTGACTTCTCTCGTATCCTTGTGAAAAATCACAAGTGCCCAAGCCCGAAATCCCTCGCAAAACCGTCTACCGATTTTCCATTTATCAGCGCTGCCTTACCCGCCTGAAGGACAATCATCTAGAGACCGTCTCCTCTGAGGCGCTGGCGAAGGCTGCCGGTGTGAAATCCACCCAGCTCCGCAAGGATCTCACGCATCTGGGACAATTCGGCACGCGAGGCCTTGGCTACAATGTGGCGGGTCTCAGCGCCGCGATTGGCGAAGTGCTGGGCCGCTCCCGGTTGCAGCCGGTCATCCTCGTCGGGGTGGGTAATCTCGGCGCCGCTCTGCTCCGCTACGGCGGGTTCCAGAAGGAGGGTTTCGAAATCGTAGCCGCCTTCGACACCAAGCCCGACCCACGCCGCGTGAAAGGCCTCAAGACCCAGCTTCTCGATGCCACTGGTCTCACCAGTTTCATCCGCGAACACCAGATCAAGATGGCCATCCTCACCGTGCCCGGCACCCACGCGCAGGAAGTGGTGAACGCCATGGTCGAAGCCGGCATCCAGGCCGTGCTGAACTTCTCCCCCGTGGTGCTCGAAGTGCCGAGGAACGTGGTCGTGAACAACGTGGACCTCGCGGTGGAGTTGGAGAATTTGAGTTACTTCATTCGGTGAGCCCGAAAGAGTAACCAGTGTACAGTAGCCAGTATTCAGTCTGGACTCCGTCCGGGCTGTCCACCCCACAGGTTTCGACCTGAATACTGTCTACTGACCTACTGAATACTTTCGTATCATTCACGCCCGACTCTCCACCGTATTCCCTCATGGACCGCCCCGCCGCCATTGCCCAGATCCGCGAAGCCGCGAAGAACATCGCGCTTCAGTTCATGAAGATCCATCCCGCCCTGCCTAGCCTCAATGACTCCGAAACCATGGGCGATTGCATCAAGGCCCTGCATGAGATGACCGTCCAGATCGAGATCATCAAGAAGAAGGTCGGCAAGCTTGAGCGTCAGGACGACAGCACCCTCCTCTAGGAGGTTAGGCGTCCCCGCCTGACAGCGGTCGTTAGGCCTCCGGCCTGACGATACCCGCCAAGCAACGCCCAAGCATACATTCCCACTGAGAAAGCGTCGCACCGAACCAAGGACCGGGAACGCCTCGTTCCCGCACGACTGAGGTGACCTTCACAAGCGCGTGTCGCATGCAACGCCACACTGCCCCGTGGAGCTCGCAGCGACACTCCGGCCTATCACATGACGTCACACGCACCAGGCGAAGTGGTGAACACGTCAGGGGTTCGGGAACGAGGCGTTCCCGCTCCTTGACCCACGCCACTCCAACACGAGATCGGCGAAGACGCCGATGACTTATTGGACTCGTTCCGAGAAAGTTCCCACCCTACCTCCTCGCCAGCACATCTCTCGCTGCCTTGAGTGCACCCAGTGACCACGTCACAGGGTATATCATTTCATGATACCATAAGCGGGCGAAATACAGCCCGATAGGCGCGGAGGGAAACTCCCTGCCGTGGCGCGTCTCTTTCAGCAACCACGCCACACCACGCTCGATGGCGTGACGAACACGGCTGCGATAGTCCTCCAACTCCGCGCGTTCGATCTCCATGAGCAATTCGACCTTGGCATCGTCAAGGATGATCGCATAAGCCGCTGCCAATGCTGCACAGGCAAGAGCTGTCTCCTCAATGCTCGACGGCGTATTCATATCGCCACCCCAGCCTCCTGATGGCTGCTGCTGTTGCAGCAAATACTGGCTGCCTGTACGCACCATCCTCGTAGCCATAGCCCCACAAGCATCCTCATCGGGAACCAGATGGCGCGCCCAATGTTCCGGGCGCGCCAGTTTTGAATGCACAAGTGCCTTTACCACCTGAGCCGTCCCCAGGACTCGATTGTCTTCATCAGCAGTATGCTCGTTGCCAAACCACAGAGGAATCCATCCTGCCTTATGATCGGCCACGGCAGAACTCGCACCCAGATAGGAGATACAAGCACCCCGAAAGTCGTGAACACGATTCAGGAGATCTGGCTTGAGGTGGTCCATCCACAGGCTCACACCAAGCAACGCATGCGCCGTGATCTCCGGCGTGCTGCGATCAAACGGCAGCGTGCCCCAGCCACGGCAGAAGGTGGGCATGCCACCGTCGCGATTCTGCAAATCCAGAAGCCAGGTGATGCCCGCCTCAGCCGCAGGCAGCGCTTCACGTCTCTCTTCCTCCGTGCTGCAGAGATACGCGAGCGCCACCAGCGCGCCGCTGGTGTCATCCGCATCCGGCACGCCTCCAGGAAGATCCGTCCATGCCCATCCACCCGGTGCGGCATTCGTGAAAGGATGCACCTCGCGGTACTGCTGCTTCAACAGCCACTCACGCACCGGTCTCAATTCCTTCCTCAGCGCAGCCCGTTCTTGCTCCTGCTCTTGCTCATTCTCCTGCTCCCCT
Protein-coding regions in this window:
- a CDS encoding prenyltransferase/squalene oxidase repeat-containing protein, with the protein product MSAAPTSSPRVSLSELDAAIASTRSHLLSLRNAQGHWEGYLSSSALSTATAIVALRQVDAVKHEFAIARGAAWLVKNQNEDGGWGDTTISKSNLSTTLLCWSALKMFDGQSDIANEGVAIDRSNHWIASRVGSLDPEDLAEAVVARYGKDKTFSVPILMLCAICGTLGEDREAWSKVLPLPFELAAMPREWFGAIGLPVVSYALPALIAIGHARFVHAPPGKWNPLRVIRGALWKRIYPMLKTLQPSSGGYLEATPLTSFVTMALASSGDKDHPCVPAAVEFLLKSEREDGSWPIDTNLATWGTTLATKALLGGEQENEQEQEQERAALRKELRPVREWLLKQQYREVHPFTNAAPGGWAWTDLPGGVPDADDTSGALVALAYLCSTEEERREALPAAEAGITWLLDLQNRDGGMPTFCRGWGTLPFDRSTPEITAHALLGVSLWMDHLKPDLLNRVHDFRGACISYLGASSAVADHKAGWIPLWFGNEHTADEDNRVLGTAQVVKALVHSKLARPEHWARHLVPDEDACGAMATRMVRTGSQYLLQQQQPSGGWGGDMNTPSSIEETALACAALAAAYAIILDDAKVELLMEIERAELEDYRSRVRHAIERGVAWLLKETRHGREFPSAPIGLYFARLWYHEMIYPVTWSLGALKAARDVLARR
- a CDS encoding DUF1592 domain-containing protein, producing the protein MLRALCLTTLSLPCLLQAAPPKPGVDGFFGQNCTECHDADVKKGGLDLTAISWNPETRENFDLWVKIHDRVSKDEMPPKKSERPDAKTVAEFLASVSKPLREVSSKQQAITGRTVLRRLNRNEYERTVQDLLGIDIPLANLLPEDTPAHGFDTVAEGLRISQLQLEKYLEAADEALEAAMSPKERPELIKGHYSYKDENGIKKNLELPDEPPTDPKKKYSRSRQVFRILPDGVAMFTDADYMLGLGQFRVKRTGTYRIKVSAQAYQSAGKDINLRLYGNNFRTKRLVAQFDFPEDKPRIVEFTARIENGEHLLFTPSKVGYDEDGKRLNDYDTTKDFKGRGLNVQWVEVEGPLESQVWPPASVVKLFGAENVKTVDNSKQKKPETYEVKPADPQTEVKKVIESFATRAYRRPLEAGEVDGFVQMAQESLTKGESFSYAAQLGIRGVLTSTPFLLFSEAPGKLDDYALASRLSYFLWSTLPDDELLKLAAAKQLSQPATLRTQVERMLKDKRSGDFVTNFTGQWLDLRSIDATSPDANLYPEFDEMLKRAMIAETEAFFREVLTQNLPLTNFIQSDFAMLNSRIAEHYGIDGVRGEQFQRVSLPADSVRGGVLTQASILKITANGTVTSPVLRGAWVMKRLLGDPPAPPPPGVGSVEPDTRGATTIRELLDKHRHAESCMGCHSKIDPAGFALESFDVIGGVRDRYRSKEKGERPATKIENRGVWQYKLALPVDTTGALPDGRAFTGIRDFKKLILDKPADLQRCIAEKLLTYATGAGITFTDRVAVADIVQKTNQQGGGLRTLVTEVVLSSTFQNK
- a CDS encoding four helix bundle protein, yielding MKNGVKSKQAEWDALEERLLDFAARTGLVVDALPDTRMGRHVAGQLIRCGTSPAPNYSEGCAAESRADFVHKLGIVLKELRESRVWLRLIVKAKLLPPAKLNALIDECFQLMNIIAKSIVTAKANSKGARSQ
- a CDS encoding DUF1552 domain-containing protein — its product is MTAPAPLSRRAFLRGSGISLALPFLDAMWSRSMLAADAPPPKRLVTVCSALGVYGPDFFPTAAGRDYALTPYLDLLKEHRDDFTVFSGLSHPEQSGRDGHASEMTWLTSARHPGLGGFRNTISIDQFVAEKIGFETRFPSLVLNTGGNNSQSYTRSGVMIPAEARPSKVFASLFLDGSPNEVYNQMRKLKEGRSIMDAVRDQAKRFEKRVGAADREKLDEYYTSVREMEQRLVKAGDWVHKPKPKVDVPPLKDIESEKDLIGRINLMFQLVPLALQTDSTRLITILIQGRGDVPEIPGVSMDHHNLSHHGQDPQKIEQLRLVERAEMGALNGLFSALKAKKEGSSSLMDNTMVLFGSNLGNANSHDWHNLPTLLAGGGFKHGQHIAMDTKNNTPLCNLFVPMLQKLGMETDAFGTSSASSLAGFA
- a CDS encoding redox-sensing transcriptional repressor Rex, which encodes MPKPEIPRKTVYRFSIYQRCLTRLKDNHLETVSSEALAKAAGVKSTQLRKDLTHLGQFGTRGLGYNVAGLSAAIGEVLGRSRLQPVILVGVGNLGAALLRYGGFQKEGFEIVAAFDTKPDPRRVKGLKTQLLDATGLTSFIREHQIKMAILTVPGTHAQEVVNAMVEAGIQAVLNFSPVVLEVPRNVVVNNVDLAVELENLSYFIR